A genomic region of Campylobacter sp. MG1 contains the following coding sequences:
- a CDS encoding heavy-metal-associated domain-containing protein, with product MKKILLLSLFLSVLNAYEYTLEIPKIHCPLCTAIVRKALLKIDGVNKVNVSLENKTAIIKSDKELNESIINQALFNTGYQGILK from the coding sequence TTGAAAAAAATATTATTGTTAAGCTTATTTTTAAGTGTTTTAAATGCTTATGAATACACTTTAGAAATTCCTAAAATACATTGTCCATTATGCACGGCAATTGTTAGAAAGGCACTACTAAAAATTGATGGAGTAAATAAAGTAAATGTTAGTTTAGAAAATAAAACAGCGATAATTAAAAGCGATAAAGAACTTAACGAAAGCATAATAAATCAAGCACTTTTTAATACAGGCTATCAAGGAATACTTAAATAA
- a CDS encoding transglutaminase-like domain-containing protein, giving the protein MKRRTFLTLSSAVAANTLLSANETPLVNNTQATKDDSKEYIVSLKHNLSELGEVSKIWLPLPKSRSYQYLTSDIVNSGNYNEIYLSDFETNSLYASFSNVKAELITQFSIKTHDRITDFSKVNFNENEKLDESIAQYLKPSEHIFTSGIVKEYALKITKGIKGDLEKAKAIYDWVALNFTRDESVIGCGIGDAKAILESKKLYGKCTDISSVFVALLRSINIPARECFGIRLGASRFYAAMGSKENITKAQHCRAEFYLKGYGWIPCDPADVAKVKLSLNLDNNDSGIQKLREFQFGNWEMCWCEFNTKRDFVLIPRPAQAPLNNFGYVYAEVDSNTIDYYSPNEFVYEYTSKQI; this is encoded by the coding sequence ATGAAAAGAAGAACATTTTTAACTTTATCGTCTGCAGTTGCAGCAAACACTTTACTAAGTGCGAATGAAACACCTTTAGTAAATAATACTCAAGCAACAAAAGACGATAGTAAAGAATACATTGTAAGCTTAAAACATAATTTAAGCGAATTAGGCGAAGTTAGCAAAATATGGCTTCCATTACCAAAATCACGCTCATATCAATACCTTACAAGTGATATTGTAAATAGTGGAAATTACAATGAAATTTATTTAAGTGATTTTGAAACTAATAGTTTATATGCAAGTTTTTCTAATGTAAAAGCTGAATTAATAACACAATTTAGCATTAAAACTCACGATAGAATTACTGATTTTTCTAAAGTTAATTTTAATGAAAACGAGAAATTAGACGAAAGTATCGCACAATATTTAAAACCAAGCGAACATATTTTTACTAGTGGAATAGTAAAAGAATATGCACTAAAAATTACAAAAGGTATAAAAGGCGATTTAGAAAAAGCAAAAGCTATTTATGATTGGGTAGCACTTAATTTTACTCGTGATGAGAGCGTAATTGGGTGTGGAATTGGTGATGCTAAGGCTATTTTAGAAAGTAAAAAACTTTATGGCAAATGCACTGATATTAGCTCTGTTTTTGTAGCACTTTTAAGAAGTATTAATATTCCTGCTAGAGAGTGCTTTGGAATTCGTTTAGGTGCGAGTAGATTTTATGCTGCAATGGGTAGTAAAGAAAATATAACAAAAGCTCAACATTGTAGGGCGGAGTTTTATCTAAAAGGCTATGGGTGGATTCCTTGCGATCCTGCTGATGTAGCTAAAGTTAAATTATCTTTAAACCTAGATAATAATGATAGTGGGATACAAAAATTAAGAGAATTTCAATTCGGCAATTGGGAAATGTGTTGGTGCGAGTTTAATACTAAAAGAGATTTCGTGCTAATTCCACGCCCAGCTCAAGCACCGCTTAATAATTTTGGCTATGTATATGCTGAAGTTGATTCAAATACTATTGATTATTATTCACCTAATGAATTTGTATATGAATACACTTCAAAACAAATATGA
- the upp gene encoding uracil phosphoribosyltransferase has product MKVIKNKLVSTYLAKIRDKNTSCREFREHIKKLSGFVIYEACEFLSTEKVEVQTPLMPCECEVISDDIVIVPILRAALGMSDIALDLLGKASVGFLGIQRNEETLEPEFFFEKYPQDMQNKTAIIIDPMFATGGSAIAAVDRLKKVGVKKIIFASIIAAPEAVSKMKAKHPDVALITACLDKGLNEKGYIIPGLGDAGDRIFNTLKD; this is encoded by the coding sequence ATGAAAGTAATTAAAAATAAATTAGTATCAACATATTTAGCGAAAATTAGAGATAAAAATACATCTTGTAGAGAATTCCGTGAGCATATAAAAAAGCTTAGCGGATTTGTGATTTATGAAGCTTGTGAATTTTTAAGCACAGAAAAAGTGGAGGTTCAAACTCCACTTATGCCTTGTGAGTGCGAAGTTATCAGTGATGATATTGTAATAGTGCCTATTTTAAGGGCTGCACTTGGTATGAGTGATATTGCACTTGATTTATTAGGTAAGGCTAGCGTGGGATTTTTAGGCATTCAACGCAATGAAGAAACGCTTGAGCCTGAATTTTTCTTTGAAAAATACCCACAAGATATGCAAAATAAAACCGCAATTATAATTGACCCTATGTTTGCAACAGGCGGAAGTGCTATTGCAGCTGTTGATAGATTAAAAAAAGTAGGCGTAAAAAAAATAATTTTTGCTAGTATAATAGCGGCACCTGAGGCGGTTAGTAAAATGAAAGCAAAGCATCCAGATGTAGCATTAATTACTGCTTGTTTGGATAAAGGGCTGAATGAAAAAGGCTATATTATCCCAGGTCTTGGTGATGCTGGTGATAGAATTTTTAATACTTTAAAGGATTAA
- a CDS encoding malic enzyme-like NAD(P)-binding protein, protein MANLREDALRYHIGGKLGTEIKTPMSEYSSLSLAYSPGVAYPCEEIAKDASLAYKYTSKRNLVAVISDGSAVLGLGNIGGIAGKPVMEGKCCLFKKFAGVDAFDIELETQDTEEIIKTVRAIAPTFGGINLEDIQAPKCFEIEQRLQDLGIPVMHDDQHGTAIISAAGLINACDLIGKKLEDLKVVVCGAGAAGIACAKIYKDLGVKNIYLVDTKGVINTRRTDLNKYKLELVRECEENTLEEIMKGADVFLGLSKAGMLTETMLKSMAKDPIVFALANPDPEIIPDDAKRIRSDVIVATGRSDYDNQINNVLGFPYIFRGALDVHATKISSGMKLAAARAISELGRLEVSEKTKKLYGKDLKYGRDLIIPKPFDERVRAWVSTAVAKAAFDEGLAGIKEFDDKAYFERLSNESN, encoded by the coding sequence ATGGCAAATTTAAGAGAAGATGCTTTAAGGTATCATATAGGTGGTAAATTAGGAACCGAGATTAAGACTCCTATGAGTGAGTATTCAAGTTTAAGTTTAGCGTATTCACCAGGTGTTGCATATCCTTGCGAGGAAATAGCAAAAGATGCTAGTTTAGCTTATAAATATACTAGTAAAAGAAATTTAGTTGCAGTTATTAGTGATGGTTCAGCTGTGCTTGGACTTGGAAATATTGGTGGTATTGCTGGAAAACCTGTTATGGAAGGAAAATGTTGTCTATTTAAAAAGTTTGCAGGTGTAGATGCGTTTGATATAGAGCTAGAAACTCAAGATACAGAAGAGATTATTAAAACTGTTCGTGCAATAGCACCTACATTTGGTGGAATTAATCTTGAAGATATTCAAGCACCAAAATGTTTTGAAATTGAACAAAGATTACAAGATTTAGGTATTCCTGTAATGCACGACGACCAACACGGAACAGCTATTATTAGTGCAGCAGGTCTTATTAATGCTTGTGATTTAATAGGTAAAAAATTAGAAGATTTAAAAGTAGTTGTTTGTGGTGCTGGCGCAGCTGGTATTGCTTGTGCTAAAATTTATAAAGATTTAGGTGTAAAAAATATTTATTTAGTTGATACAAAAGGTGTTATCAATACTCGTAGAACTGATTTAAATAAATATAAATTAGAATTAGTAAGAGAATGTGAAGAAAATACACTTGAAGAAATTATGAAAGGTGCTGATGTTTTCTTAGGACTTAGTAAAGCAGGAATGCTAACTGAAACTATGTTAAAATCAATGGCAAAAGACCCAATAGTATTTGCTTTAGCAAACCCTGACCCAGAAATCATTCCAGATGATGCAAAAAGAATTCGTTCAGATGTTATCGTAGCTACTGGAAGAAGCGATTATGACAACCAAATCAATAATGTTTTAGGCTTTCCATATATTTTCCGTGGAGCATTAGATGTTCATGCTACTAAAATTAGTTCAGGAATGAAACTTGCAGCCGCTAGAGCTATTAGCGAATTAGGACGTCTTGAAGTTAGCGAAAAAACTAAAAAATTATATGGCAAAGACTTAAAATACGGAAGAGATTTAATAATACCAAAACCATTTGATGAGCGTGTTAGAGCGTGGGTTAGTACAGCAGTTGCTAAAGCGGCGTTTGATGAGGGTTTAGCTGGTATAAAAGAATTTGATGATAAGGCTTATTTTGAAAGACTTTCAAATGAAAGTAATTAA
- a CDS encoding rhodanese-like domain-containing protein: protein MKKLLMFLGLFGFLNADVTNVKISEFDFSNNENLIDVRMPKEYAETGVVNGAKLITYLNEDGSINPEFLNEVNKNFAKDSKIAIMCKSGKRSAMVTKMLEQNGFTNIINLDGGMNELLKTDIKLVPYQN, encoded by the coding sequence ATGAAAAAATTATTAATGTTTTTAGGTTTATTTGGATTTTTAAATGCTGATGTAACTAATGTGAAAATTAGCGAATTTGATTTTTCAAATAATGAGAATTTAATTGATGTTAGAATGCCGAAAGAGTATGCTGAAACAGGCGTTGTAAATGGTGCAAAACTGATTACATATTTAAATGAAGATGGAAGTATAAATCCGGAATTTTTAAACGAAGTTAATAAAAATTTTGCAAAGGACAGCAAGATAGCAATTATGTGTAAAAGTGGCAAAAGAAGTGCAATGGTAACTAAAATGCTTGAGCAAAACGGCTTTACTAATATAATAAATCTTGATGGTGGAATGAACGAATTATTAAAGACAGATATTAAATTAGTTCCATATCAAAATTAA
- the infA gene encoding translation initiation factor IF-1, which translates to MAKDDVIEIDGEVIEALPNATFKVELDNKHVILCHIAGKMRMHYIKIMPGDRVRVELTPYSLDKGRITYRHK; encoded by the coding sequence ATGGCTAAAGATGATGTAATAGAAATTGACGGCGAAGTTATTGAAGCTTTACCAAATGCAACTTTTAAAGTTGAGCTTGATAACAAACACGTAATTTTATGCCACATTGCGGGTAAAATGAGAATGCACTATATTAAAATTATGCCAGGAGATAGAGTAAGAGTTGAGCTAACTCCTTATAGTCTTGATAAAGGACGCATTACTTATAGACACAAATAA
- the gltX gene encoding glutamate--tRNA ligase, producing MIITRFAPSPTGFLHIGGLRTALFSYLYAKRNNGKFILRIEDTDMARNSEEATKAILEAFKWVDLEVDGEITYQSKRLDIYKEYIQKLLDSGNAYYCYMSEYELNSLRAEQEARKERPKYDGRYRDFKGTPPEGIKPVVRIKAPLDGEIIVNDGVKGEIRFNAADILDDFVIARADGTPTYNFVVVVDDALMGVTDVVRGDDHLSNTPKQIIIYEALGFKVPNFYHLAMINGEDGKKLSKRHGATDVMEYKALGYLPEALLNFLLRLGFSNKDQEIFSMQEMKECFTFDNVSKGASTYNAQKLEWINAHYIKSVSDERLVNACKDLGFDFSSVKNYSFLLTMLRERAKTLIDLINSAKIIINEPNSYEESGVTKFVNDNSKALFIKFIENLKPANSEAEYENNTKEFLVNNNAKIKDIAQLIRLALTGTTISPSIYAMMEFLGIEEIIKRFNKFLKEI from the coding sequence AGATATGGCAAGAAATAGCGAAGAAGCAACCAAAGCTATTTTAGAAGCTTTTAAATGGGTTGATTTAGAAGTAGATGGGGAAATTACTTACCAAAGTAAAAGATTAGATATTTATAAAGAATATATTCAAAAATTACTTGATAGTGGCAATGCTTATTATTGTTATATGAGTGAATATGAGTTAAACTCATTAAGAGCAGAGCAAGAAGCTAGAAAAGAACGCCCTAAATATGATGGAAGATACAGAGATTTTAAAGGCACTCCACCAGAAGGAATTAAACCAGTTGTAAGGATTAAAGCACCGCTTGATGGAGAAATAATAGTAAATGATGGAGTAAAGGGCGAAATTAGATTTAACGCTGCTGATATTTTAGATGATTTTGTAATAGCTCGTGCTGATGGCACTCCTACTTATAATTTCGTAGTGGTTGTTGATGATGCTTTAATGGGTGTAACTGATGTTGTTCGTGGAGATGACCATCTTTCAAATACTCCAAAACAAATAATAATTTATGAAGCTTTAGGCTTTAAGGTTCCTAATTTTTATCATTTAGCTATGATAAATGGAGAAGATGGCAAAAAACTTAGCAAAAGACACGGAGCAACCGATGTTATGGAATATAAGGCTTTAGGATATTTGCCTGAAGCTTTACTAAATTTCTTATTAAGATTAGGGTTTTCAAACAAAGACCAAGAAATATTTTCAATGCAAGAAATGAAAGAATGCTTTACATTTGATAATGTTAGCAAAGGTGCAAGCACATATAATGCACAAAAATTAGAATGGATTAATGCTCATTATATAAAAAGCGTTAGCGATGAAAGATTAGTAAATGCTTGTAAAGATTTAGGATTTGATTTTTCAAGTGTTAAGAATTATTCATTCTTATTAACAATGTTAAGGGAAAGAGCTAAGACTTTAATAGATTTGATAAATAGTGCAAAAATTATTATAAACGAGCCAAATTCTTACGAAGAAAGTGGAGTTACTAAGTTTGTAAATGATAATAGTAAAGCTTTATTTATTAAATTTATAGAAAATTTAAAACCAGCAAATAGTGAGGCTGAGTATGAAAATAACACTAAAGAATTTTTAGTGAATAATAATGCTAAGATAAAAGACATAGCACAATTAATAAGATTAGCACTAACAGGAACAACAATTAGTCCTAGTATTTATGCTATGATGGAATTTTTAGGAATAGAAGAAATAATAAAAAGATTTAACAAATTTTTAAAGGAGATATAA